One region of Catenuloplanes indicus genomic DNA includes:
- a CDS encoding sensor histidine kinase, with product MISGRKRGRLGYRRGALLAGFGLTVLLDLFIATAQADGGYVVMLLPSLVLAGAGALIWARRYRQGGQLLPVLAIGLSVASVVVTFGTLVLVGGGSTSGTWGLAETVSLLLAIYVVARYGRPAVAWPAGLAVLFALLLQPQRIGFGIEMVVFGMLLVMAGGGVGAIGVWTRFTAGQRERQIATVRAEQRAEFARDLHDFIAHHVTGIVVQAQGARFIAEQDPQRVITALDQIEKAGAETMSAMRRMVGVLRGADAAAPLAPLAGVSDLQPLLEQFSAAGGAQARLFVEGPLDGLPVDVSTSAYRVVMEALTNVRRHAIAPTRADVQLRRTPDWLFVRVTNDGTAAPRATDRRGFGLDGLGERVASVGGWLRAGPGINGGWMVDAALPIAAGEERQ from the coding sequence ATGATCTCTGGACGGAAGCGCGGGCGCCTGGGTTACCGGCGCGGCGCGTTGCTCGCGGGTTTCGGACTGACGGTCCTGCTCGACCTGTTCATCGCCACGGCTCAGGCGGACGGCGGCTACGTGGTGATGCTGCTGCCGTCGCTGGTGCTGGCCGGCGCCGGCGCGCTGATCTGGGCCCGGCGCTACCGCCAGGGCGGCCAGCTGCTGCCGGTGCTCGCGATCGGGCTGTCCGTGGCGTCGGTGGTGGTGACGTTCGGCACGCTGGTCCTGGTCGGCGGCGGTTCCACCAGCGGCACCTGGGGGCTCGCCGAGACCGTGTCGCTGCTGCTGGCGATCTACGTGGTGGCGCGCTACGGCCGCCCCGCGGTCGCCTGGCCGGCCGGGCTGGCGGTGCTGTTCGCGCTGCTGCTGCAACCACAGCGGATCGGCTTCGGCATCGAGATGGTCGTCTTCGGCATGCTGCTGGTGATGGCCGGTGGCGGCGTCGGCGCGATCGGGGTCTGGACCCGGTTCACCGCCGGGCAGCGGGAACGTCAGATCGCGACGGTACGGGCGGAGCAGCGCGCCGAGTTCGCCCGGGACCTGCACGACTTCATCGCCCACCACGTGACCGGCATCGTGGTACAGGCGCAGGGCGCGCGGTTCATCGCGGAGCAGGACCCGCAGCGAGTGATCACCGCGCTGGACCAGATCGAGAAGGCCGGTGCGGAGACGATGTCCGCGATGCGGCGGATGGTCGGCGTGCTGCGCGGCGCGGACGCGGCCGCACCGCTCGCGCCGCTGGCCGGCGTCAGCGACCTGCAACCACTGCTGGAGCAGTTCTCCGCGGCCGGGGGCGCGCAGGCACGGCTCTTCGTGGAGGGGCCGCTGGACGGGCTGCCGGTGGACGTGAGCACGTCCGCGTACCGGGTGGTGATGGAGGCGCTGACCAACGTCCGGCGGCACGCGATCGCGCCGACCCGGGCCGACGTGCAGCTGCGGCGTACCCCCGACTGGTTGTTCGTCCGGGTGACCAACGACGGCACCGCGGCGCCGCGCGCGACCGACCGCCGCGGCTTCGGCCTGGACGGTCTGGGGGAGCGGGTCGCGTCCGTCGGCGGGTGGTTGCGCGCCGGGCCGGGGATCAACGGAGGATGGATGGTCGACGCGGCGCTTCCGATCGCGGCGGGTGAGGAGCGACAGTGA
- a CDS encoding ABC transporter ATP-binding protein, which translates to MMLACEARDLVKVYGRGDTAVRALDGVTVGFPRAEFTAIMGPSGSGKSTLMHCLAGLDRATSGAVMLGDVDLTRQSDKVLTKVRRERIGFVFQAFNLLPQLTAAQNITLPLDLSGTKPDPALFGRLVDVLGLRDRLKHRPSELSGGQQQRVALARALVSRPEAVFADEPTGNLDSRTGAEVLSFLRNAVREYGQTVVMVTHDPVAASYADRVIMLADGRISGEILHPTRESVTDALHQLAGAR; encoded by the coding sequence ATGATGCTCGCCTGCGAGGCACGTGACCTGGTCAAGGTCTACGGCCGCGGCGACACCGCGGTGCGTGCGCTGGACGGTGTGACGGTAGGGTTCCCCCGCGCCGAGTTCACCGCGATCATGGGCCCGTCGGGTTCCGGGAAGTCGACGCTGATGCACTGCCTGGCCGGCCTGGACCGCGCGACCAGCGGCGCGGTCATGCTCGGCGACGTGGACCTGACCCGCCAGTCCGACAAGGTGCTGACCAAGGTCCGCCGGGAACGGATCGGGTTCGTCTTCCAGGCGTTCAACCTGCTGCCGCAGCTGACCGCGGCACAGAACATCACGCTCCCGCTCGACCTCTCCGGCACCAAGCCCGACCCGGCCCTGTTCGGCCGCCTCGTCGACGTGCTCGGCCTGCGCGACCGCCTCAAGCACCGCCCGAGCGAACTCTCCGGCGGCCAGCAGCAGCGCGTCGCCCTGGCCCGCGCGCTCGTCTCCCGCCCGGAGGCGGTCTTCGCGGACGAGCCGACCGGCAACCTCGACTCCCGCACCGGCGCCGAGGTGCTGTCCTTCCTGCGCAACGCGGTCCGCGAGTACGGCCAGACCGTCGTCATGGTCACCCACGACCCGGTCGCGGCCTCCTACGCCGACCGCGTGATCATGCTCGCCGACGGCCGGATCTCCGGCGAGATCCTGCACCCGACCCGCGAGTCCGTCACCGACGCGCTGCACCAGCTGGCCGGTGCCCGATGA
- a CDS encoding FtsX-like permease family protein, whose translation MTVLRTQLAGLARRPARLLLTGLALIVAATVVFGTVLAQRITYQTILDTFSGTSAAADLVVGNEASATSAALAIVRQTAGVESATARNSAYYDVPSLPGGYLVITGDPGSGPLSEVTLTSGTYPTAENQIAVTTRTAERMGLTAGRTVVVRLGPDAPERTLTVTGIVSPLRGEGFAGTAYTSGDLVTAMSTADVPVYEESGLGRVEVHLADGASVEAVTRELNRTLPQVVNPMGDGVAKKQLDVRNGAEVRKQEALDAASSMDELFFLVSIFVAIAAAAAALVATSTFRIVFAQRMKQLALLRAVGAGRGPLTRALIVEGALTGAVAGVTGVLTAYALGLAAGPAARVFLDVPLALPGLPIVPAILVVAGTTIVAIIAVLSPAVTAARVSPLEALRSAAVTGASARLGVLRWILGLLLTLASLALVAFAVANLPEPNTPSETGETVMLATVAGGTLSFFALIVLGPAILRPVLWLVGQPLRAFGPTGRLAIGGVGGAPKRAAAVSVVVALAVTMIAGALVALSTARAAMDQQLALMAPADLQISAEAGQALPAGAVDAARAHPALRDIVPYRLTEADIPVEGDREDPNAHSPVLDLSLTSLRTAKDIQVTEGTLDALGPGKIIALDYLGDFTALGIGETATITRDGKTVTGTVVATVAGLPMDAWAVLDPADMTALGLPPSPTGVLADAAGDRTTAYQAAQTLAPGGGVSVLADQRDDYAEQLVVLTVVALGLVGMTVSVAVVGVGTTTALSVVERLREAGLLRAVGMSRGRLRATLLIEASLYGVVGSLLGLALAVPFASLMLSGVGLDGPITLPWGQLALVVLVLGLLTAASGVLPARRASRVAPTAALAMD comes from the coding sequence ATGACCGTGCTGCGCACCCAGCTCGCCGGCCTCGCCCGCCGCCCCGCCCGGCTGCTGCTCACCGGCCTCGCACTCATCGTCGCCGCCACGGTCGTGTTCGGCACCGTGCTCGCCCAGCGGATCACGTACCAGACCATCCTGGACACGTTCAGCGGTACGTCCGCGGCCGCCGACCTGGTGGTCGGCAACGAGGCCTCGGCCACCTCGGCGGCGCTGGCCATCGTCCGGCAGACCGCGGGCGTCGAGTCGGCCACGGCCCGCAACAGCGCCTACTACGACGTGCCGTCGCTGCCCGGCGGATACCTGGTGATCACCGGCGACCCCGGCTCCGGGCCACTGTCCGAGGTGACGCTGACGTCCGGGACGTACCCGACCGCGGAGAACCAGATCGCGGTCACCACGCGCACCGCCGAGCGGATGGGCCTCACCGCGGGCCGGACCGTGGTGGTGCGACTCGGCCCGGACGCGCCGGAGCGCACGCTCACCGTGACCGGCATCGTGTCGCCGCTGCGCGGCGAGGGCTTCGCCGGCACCGCGTACACCAGCGGCGACCTGGTCACCGCGATGTCCACCGCAGACGTCCCGGTCTACGAGGAATCCGGCCTCGGCCGCGTCGAGGTGCACCTCGCGGACGGCGCCAGCGTCGAGGCGGTGACCCGGGAGCTGAACCGCACACTGCCGCAGGTGGTCAACCCGATGGGCGACGGCGTCGCGAAGAAGCAGCTGGACGTGCGGAACGGCGCCGAGGTGCGCAAGCAGGAGGCACTCGATGCGGCCTCCTCGATGGACGAGCTGTTCTTCCTGGTCTCCATCTTCGTCGCGATCGCGGCCGCCGCGGCCGCGCTGGTCGCCACGTCCACGTTCCGGATCGTGTTCGCGCAGCGGATGAAGCAGCTCGCGCTGCTCCGCGCGGTCGGTGCCGGACGCGGCCCGCTGACCCGGGCGCTGATCGTCGAGGGCGCGCTCACCGGCGCGGTCGCGGGCGTCACCGGCGTACTGACCGCGTACGCGCTCGGCCTCGCCGCCGGCCCGGCCGCGCGCGTCTTCCTCGACGTGCCGCTCGCCCTGCCCGGCCTGCCGATCGTGCCCGCGATCCTGGTCGTGGCCGGCACCACGATCGTCGCGATCATCGCGGTCCTCTCCCCCGCGGTCACCGCGGCCCGCGTCTCGCCGCTGGAGGCGCTGCGCTCCGCGGCCGTCACCGGCGCCAGCGCGCGGCTCGGCGTACTCCGCTGGATCCTCGGTCTGCTCCTGACCCTCGCGTCGCTGGCACTGGTCGCGTTCGCGGTGGCCAACCTGCCGGAGCCGAACACGCCGAGCGAGACCGGCGAGACCGTCATGCTCGCCACCGTCGCCGGCGGCACGCTGAGCTTCTTCGCGCTGATCGTGCTCGGGCCGGCGATCCTCCGCCCGGTGCTGTGGCTGGTCGGCCAGCCACTGCGCGCGTTCGGACCGACCGGACGGCTCGCGATCGGCGGCGTCGGCGGCGCACCGAAGCGCGCCGCGGCGGTCAGCGTGGTGGTGGCGCTCGCGGTCACGATGATCGCCGGTGCGCTGGTCGCGCTCTCCACCGCGCGCGCCGCCATGGACCAGCAACTCGCGCTGATGGCCCCGGCCGACCTGCAGATCTCCGCGGAGGCCGGTCAGGCGCTGCCGGCCGGAGCGGTGGACGCCGCGCGCGCCCACCCGGCGCTGCGCGACATCGTCCCGTACCGGCTCACCGAGGCGGACATCCCGGTGGAGGGCGACCGGGAGGACCCGAACGCGCACTCGCCGGTGCTCGACCTGTCCCTGACCTCGCTGCGCACCGCCAAGGACATCCAGGTCACCGAGGGTACGCTGGACGCGCTCGGCCCCGGCAAGATCATCGCGCTGGACTACCTCGGTGACTTCACCGCGCTCGGCATCGGCGAGACCGCCACGATCACCCGCGACGGCAAGACGGTCACCGGCACCGTCGTAGCCACCGTCGCCGGGCTGCCGATGGACGCGTGGGCCGTGCTCGACCCGGCCGACATGACCGCGCTCGGCCTCCCGCCGTCCCCGACCGGCGTGCTGGCCGACGCGGCCGGCGACCGGACCACGGCGTACCAGGCCGCCCAGACGCTCGCCCCCGGCGGCGGCGTCAGCGTGCTCGCCGACCAGCGCGACGACTACGCCGAGCAGCTGGTGGTGCTCACGGTCGTGGCGCTCGGCCTGGTCGGCATGACGGTCTCGGTCGCGGTCGTCGGCGTCGGCACCACCACCGCGCTCTCCGTGGTGGAACGGCTCCGCGAGGCCGGGCTGCTCCGCGCCGTGGGCATGTCCCGCGGCCGGCTGCGCGCCACGCTGCTGATCGAGGCATCACTGTACGGCGTGGTGGGCTCGCTGCTCGGGCTGGCGCTGGCCGTACCGTTCGCGTCGCTGATGCTGAGCGGGGTCGGGCTGGACGGGCCGATCACGCTGCCGTGGGGGCAGCTGGCGCTGGTGGTGCTGGTGCTGGGGCTGCTGACCGCAGCCTCCGGCGTGCTCCCGGCCCGCCGCGCGTCCCGGGTCGCGCCGACCGCGGCCCTGGCGATGGACTGA
- the mmsA gene encoding multiple monosaccharide ABC transporter ATP-binding protein — MSSAPVLLEMRAITKEFPGVKALSDVSLRVRAGEIHAICGENGAGKSTLMKVLSGVYPYGSYDGQIVYQGSEVKFGDIRASENAGIVIIHQELALIPLMSITENLFLGNEPKKNGAIDWKAAQLRATELMARVGLDENPDTLVKDLGVGKQQLIEIAKAFAKNVKLLILDEPTAALNENDSQHLLDLLRGFRERGITSIIISHKLNEIEAIADSITIIRDGKSVETLDVKADGVDEDRIVRGMVGRELTNRYPDHTPKIGEVFFEVRDWTVRHPISTERLVAKGSSFTVRRGEIVGFAGLMGAGRTELAMSIFGRSYGVYERGEIWKDGKRIEIKTVSDAIHHGLAYVSEDRKAVGLNLLDDIKTSTVSAKLSKIRKFLKLDEVAEYKAAEGYRQSLRIKTPTVDEGVNKLSGGNQQKVVLAKWMFTDPDLLILDEPTRGIDVGAKYEIYGIIQQLADQGKGVIVISSELPELLGLCDRIYTVFEGSITGVIDRADATQENLMKQMTSNKKMQTR, encoded by the coding sequence ATGAGCAGTGCCCCGGTCCTGCTTGAGATGCGTGCGATCACCAAGGAGTTCCCTGGTGTGAAAGCGCTCTCCGACGTCTCGCTGCGCGTGCGGGCGGGCGAGATCCACGCGATCTGCGGCGAGAACGGCGCCGGCAAGTCGACGCTGATGAAGGTGCTCAGCGGCGTCTACCCGTACGGGTCCTACGACGGGCAGATCGTCTACCAGGGCTCCGAGGTGAAGTTCGGGGACATCCGGGCCAGCGAGAACGCGGGCATCGTGATCATCCACCAGGAGCTCGCGCTGATCCCGCTCATGTCGATCACCGAGAACCTGTTCCTCGGCAACGAGCCGAAGAAGAACGGCGCGATCGACTGGAAGGCGGCGCAGCTGCGGGCGACCGAGCTGATGGCCCGCGTCGGTCTGGACGAGAACCCGGACACGCTGGTCAAGGACCTCGGCGTCGGCAAGCAGCAGCTCATCGAGATCGCCAAGGCGTTCGCGAAGAACGTGAAGCTGCTGATCCTGGACGAGCCGACCGCGGCGCTGAACGAGAACGACTCCCAGCACCTGCTGGACCTGCTGCGCGGCTTCCGGGAGCGCGGCATCACCTCGATCATCATCTCGCACAAGCTGAACGAGATCGAGGCGATCGCGGACTCCATCACGATCATCCGGGACGGCAAGAGCGTCGAGACGCTGGACGTCAAGGCGGACGGCGTGGACGAGGACCGGATCGTGCGCGGCATGGTCGGCCGCGAGCTGACCAACCGCTACCCGGACCACACGCCGAAGATCGGCGAGGTCTTCTTCGAGGTGCGCGACTGGACCGTGCGGCACCCGATCTCCACGGAGCGCCTGGTGGCCAAGGGTTCCAGCTTCACGGTGCGGCGCGGTGAGATCGTCGGGTTCGCCGGGCTGATGGGCGCGGGCCGCACCGAGCTGGCGATGAGCATCTTCGGCCGGTCGTACGGCGTCTACGAGCGCGGCGAGATCTGGAAGGACGGGAAGCGGATCGAGATCAAGACGGTCTCGGACGCGATCCACCACGGTCTGGCCTACGTCAGCGAGGACCGCAAGGCCGTCGGGCTCAACCTGCTCGACGACATCAAGACCTCCACGGTCTCGGCGAAGCTCTCCAAGATCCGCAAGTTCCTGAAGCTGGACGAGGTCGCCGAGTACAAGGCGGCCGAGGGCTACCGGCAGAGCCTGCGGATCAAGACGCCGACCGTGGACGAGGGCGTCAACAAGCTCTCCGGCGGCAACCAGCAGAAGGTCGTCCTGGCGAAGTGGATGTTCACCGACCCGGACCTGCTGATCCTGGACGAGCCCACCCGCGGCATCGACGTGGGCGCGAAGTACGAGATCTACGGCATCATCCAGCAGCTCGCGGACCAGGGTAAGGGCGTCATCGTCATCTCCTCGGAGCTGCCCGAGCTGCTCGGCCTCTGCGACCGCATCTACACCGTGTTCGAGGGCTCCATCACCGGCGTCATCGACCGGGCCGACGCGACCCAGGAAAACCTCATGAAGCAGATGACCTCCAACAAGAAGATGCAGACGCGATGA
- the mmsB gene encoding multiple monosaccharide ABC transporter permease — MSRFKDLQKNLFGGTTSNARQLGMIFALVAIVLLFQYLTDGLTLSSANMIQVVSQYSYILILAIGMLMVIVAGHIDLSVGSVAAFVGIVVAKLMADQQIHWFLALLIGLGVGALIGAWQGFWVAYVGVPAFIVTLAGMLIFRGANQYVGRSQTISVPEGFQQIGGGYLPEVGPATNYNNLTLLLGLAVCVAVVYREWQLRRTRHQMQADAGPVWVSILRVAVLLAVIIFATLRFAGGRVGTSFPISGIILGVLVLVYSFYTRNTAAGRHIYAVGGNSRAAELSGVKLQRVNFVVMMNMGILAALAGMIFVARSRASGPQDGLSWELDAIAAVFIGGAAVSGGLGTISGSIVGGLVMAVLNNGLLLEGVQSDRVQIIKGLVLLLAVALDVYNKRQGRFSIIGSITKGFRGSGPSAPAGTGPAQQVKTPVAG; from the coding sequence ATGAGCCGATTCAAGGACCTTCAAAAGAACCTCTTCGGGGGTACGACCAGCAACGCGCGCCAGCTCGGCATGATCTTCGCCCTGGTGGCGATCGTGCTGCTGTTCCAGTACCTGACGGACGGGCTGACGCTCAGCTCGGCCAACATGATCCAGGTCGTCAGCCAGTACTCGTACATCCTGATCCTGGCCATCGGCATGCTGATGGTGATCGTGGCCGGACACATCGACCTCTCGGTCGGCTCGGTCGCCGCGTTCGTCGGCATCGTGGTCGCCAAGCTGATGGCCGACCAGCAGATCCACTGGTTCCTGGCGCTGCTCATCGGCCTCGGCGTCGGCGCGCTGATCGGTGCCTGGCAGGGCTTCTGGGTTGCGTACGTCGGCGTGCCCGCGTTCATCGTGACGCTCGCCGGCATGCTCATCTTCCGCGGCGCGAACCAGTACGTCGGCCGCTCGCAGACGATCTCGGTGCCGGAGGGCTTCCAGCAGATCGGCGGCGGCTACCTGCCCGAGGTCGGCCCGGCCACGAACTACAACAACCTGACGCTGTTGCTCGGCCTCGCGGTCTGCGTGGCCGTCGTCTACCGCGAGTGGCAGCTGCGCCGCACCCGGCACCAGATGCAGGCCGACGCGGGCCCGGTCTGGGTCTCCATCCTGCGTGTCGCGGTGCTGCTGGCGGTCATCATCTTCGCCACGCTGCGGTTCGCCGGCGGCCGGGTCGGCACCAGCTTCCCGATCTCCGGCATCATCCTCGGCGTCCTGGTGCTGGTGTACTCGTTCTACACCCGGAACACCGCGGCCGGCCGGCACATCTACGCGGTCGGCGGCAACTCCCGGGCGGCCGAGCTGTCCGGCGTGAAGCTCCAGCGCGTCAACTTCGTGGTCATGATGAACATGGGCATTTTGGCTGCGCTGGCCGGCATGATCTTCGTGGCCCGGTCCCGCGCCTCCGGCCCGCAGGACGGCCTCAGCTGGGAGCTGGACGCCATCGCCGCGGTCTTCATCGGCGGCGCCGCGGTCTCCGGCGGCCTCGGCACGATCTCCGGCTCGATCGTCGGCGGTCTGGTCATGGCCGTGCTGAACAACGGCCTCCTGCTCGAGGGCGTGCAGTCCGACCGGGTCCAGATCATCAAGGGCCTGGTGCTGCTGCTCGCGGTCGCGCTGGACGTCTACAACAAGCGGCAGGGCCGCTTCTCCATCATCGGCTCGATCACCAAGGGGTTCCGCGGCAGCGGGCCCTCGGCGCCGGCGGGAACCGGTCCGGCGCAGCAGGTCAAGACACCGGTGGCCGGCTGA
- a CDS encoding substrate-binding domain-containing protein, translating into MRKYLARSVAISAVAMLALSACGSEREGGETPAGGASGGTGGFAADSLIGVALPSKTSENWVLAGDLFTNGLKEAGFTGDVQYAGASTTVADQQNQISSMITKGAKVIIIGATDAAQLSAQVDAAHAEGIKVIAYDRLIKGTANVDYYVAFDNFKVGELQGQALLEGMKKKKPNGPYTIELFSGSSDDNNSGVFFDGAMSVLQPEIDKGNVVVGSGQTQVTQTATDGWKAENAQRRMDSLLTSTYGSKTLDGVLSPNDTLARAIITSVKGAGKPIPVVTGQDSEVESVKSIMAGEQYSTINKDTRNLVKASIDMVKALQSGAAPQVNDTTSYNNGVKVVPAYLLPPVIVTKDNAAEAYANDPTLSALTK; encoded by the coding sequence ATGCGTAAGTACCTCGCCAGGAGCGTCGCGATCAGCGCGGTCGCCATGCTGGCCCTGTCCGCCTGCGGCTCCGAGCGCGAAGGCGGCGAGACCCCGGCCGGCGGCGCCAGCGGCGGCACCGGCGGTTTCGCGGCCGACTCGCTGATCGGCGTGGCGCTGCCGTCGAAGACCTCGGAGAACTGGGTCCTCGCCGGTGACCTGTTCACCAACGGCCTCAAGGAGGCCGGCTTCACCGGTGACGTGCAGTACGCCGGCGCGTCCACCACCGTGGCCGACCAGCAGAACCAGATCTCGTCCATGATCACCAAGGGCGCGAAGGTCATCATCATCGGCGCCACCGACGCCGCGCAGCTGTCGGCACAGGTCGACGCCGCGCACGCCGAGGGCATCAAGGTCATCGCGTACGACCGCCTGATCAAGGGCACCGCGAACGTGGACTACTACGTCGCGTTCGACAACTTCAAGGTCGGCGAGCTGCAGGGCCAGGCGCTGCTCGAGGGCATGAAGAAGAAGAAGCCGAACGGCCCGTACACCATCGAGCTGTTCTCCGGCTCCTCGGACGACAACAACTCCGGCGTCTTCTTCGACGGTGCGATGAGCGTCCTCCAGCCGGAGATCGACAAGGGCAACGTGGTCGTCGGCTCCGGCCAGACCCAGGTCACTCAGACCGCAACCGACGGCTGGAAGGCCGAGAACGCGCAGCGCCGCATGGACTCGCTGCTCACCTCGACCTACGGCAGCAAGACGCTGGACGGCGTGCTCTCCCCGAACGACACCCTGGCCCGGGCGATCATCACCTCCGTCAAGGGCGCCGGCAAGCCGATCCCGGTCGTGACCGGCCAGGACTCCGAGGTCGAGTCGGTCAAGTCGATCATGGCGGGTGAGCAGTACTCCACCATCAACAAGGACACCCGTAACCTGGTCAAGGCCTCGATCGACATGGTCAAGGCGCTCCAGTCGGGTGCGGCGCCGCAGGTCAACGACACCACCTCGTACAACAACGGTGTCAAGGTCGTCCCGGCCTACCTGCTCCCGCCGGTCATCGTCACCAAGGACAACGCGGCCGAGGCGTACGCCAACGACCCGACGCTGTCCGCGCTGACCAAGTAA
- a CDS encoding N-acetylmuramoyl-L-alanine amidase — protein sequence MPVRGWMLPALTAVALGAGGVGVAVDGQADPAVQQLELAVARDGGAVTLPPRTVRPFSLVGVTWPDPAQSIAGTAEVRVRTRSEWSGWRALDVDQHFGADVGTPEAEGVRGGTDPLWVGAADGVELRIRALGRSPLPTGLRLELVNPAAIGRPTASAPARTAPAGDGPARTAPAGDGPAGGDESAGGERTWGGRDGGEPAGNSAGSRAGAGPRMATPPGPAPTAVVPPPAGAVEAAAVPAPLVGAPAMVDRAAWKADERINRGAVLYTGPPQVMFVHHTAGTNDYTCAQSPALIRAIHLYHVKSRKWGDIGYNFVVDRCGTVFEGRRGGAELNVLGAHTYGFNTDSFGVVVLGTYSTRAASAAAIRSLAHLAAWKLGAEAADTGAQVLLESRADNRYRIGNQVIFSRVSAHRDGVLTECPGNALYRQVPEVRRQAAALAGRALK from the coding sequence GTGCCGGTTCGTGGATGGATGCTGCCCGCCCTGACTGCGGTGGCGCTCGGCGCCGGTGGCGTCGGGGTCGCGGTGGACGGGCAGGCCGACCCGGCGGTGCAGCAGCTGGAGCTGGCCGTCGCGCGGGACGGCGGCGCCGTGACGCTGCCGCCGCGTACCGTGCGGCCGTTCAGCCTGGTCGGCGTGACCTGGCCGGACCCGGCGCAGTCGATCGCCGGCACGGCCGAGGTGCGCGTCCGCACCCGGAGCGAGTGGAGCGGCTGGCGGGCACTCGACGTGGACCAGCACTTCGGCGCCGACGTGGGCACCCCGGAGGCCGAGGGGGTACGCGGCGGCACCGACCCGCTGTGGGTCGGTGCCGCGGACGGCGTCGAGCTGCGCATCCGCGCGCTCGGCCGCTCCCCGCTGCCCACCGGCCTGCGCCTGGAACTGGTGAACCCGGCCGCGATCGGCCGCCCGACGGCTTCTGCGCCTGCGCGCACCGCCCCGGCCGGCGACGGGCCTGCGCGCACCGCCCCGGCCGGCGACGGGCCGGCGGGCGGCGACGAGTCGGCGGGCGGCGAGCGGACCTGGGGCGGCCGGGACGGTGGCGAGCCGGCGGGCAACAGCGCGGGGTCGCGGGCGGGCGCCGGGCCGCGGATGGCCACGCCGCCGGGACCCGCGCCGACCGCGGTGGTGCCGCCACCGGCCGGTGCGGTGGAGGCCGCGGCGGTGCCGGCGCCGCTGGTGGGGGCGCCCGCGATGGTGGACCGGGCCGCGTGGAAGGCGGACGAGCGGATCAACCGGGGCGCCGTCCTCTACACCGGGCCGCCGCAGGTGATGTTCGTGCACCACACGGCCGGGACCAACGACTACACGTGCGCGCAGTCGCCCGCGCTGATCCGGGCGATTCACCTTTATCATGTCAAGAGCCGTAAGTGGGGTGACATCGGCTACAACTTCGTGGTGGACAGGTGCGGCACCGTCTTCGAGGGGCGCAGGGGCGGCGCGGAGCTGAACGTGCTGGGCGCGCACACCTATGGCTTCAACACCGACTCGTTCGGCGTGGTGGTGCTCGGCACGTACTCCACGAGGGCCGCGTCCGCCGCGGCGATCCGTTCGCTGGCGCACCTCGCGGCCTGGAAGCTCGGTGCGGAGGCGGCCGACACCGGTGCACAGGTGCTGCTGGAGTCCCGGGCGGACAACCGCTACCGGATCGGCAACCAGGTCATCTTCAGCCGGGTCTCGGCCCACCGGGACGGCGTGCTGACCGAGTGTCCGGGCAACGCGCTCTACCGTCAGGTCCCGGAGGTGCGCCGGCAGGCCGCGGCCCTGGCCGGCCGGGCGCTGAAGTAG
- a CDS encoding LacI family DNA-binding transcriptional regulator → MSEQQRAPRRVTLKDVAKRAGVSHQTVSRAINDKGEIDPETRRRVLDAARELNYRPSRFARGLVRPGATTLGLIVSDVENPFFPELIAGVIEAAEERGWQVLISSTQNHSGREPELIRTLAAQADAVVGYLSAPDATLAAAAGGLPLVIMGRVVHEPAFGAIEVDTHAGVRAAVGYLAARGHRAIGMIDCGDDGQPDRRPAFVTAMTEHDLPVTAGAITEADLTVEGGAAAFTALRTARPDITAVFTFNDMLALGVYRAARRLHLSIPDDCAVIGFDGLPIGELIDPPLSSVALDKRRMGALAVAEAARLLAGEPATRALLPVELVIRGSA, encoded by the coding sequence GTGAGCGAACAACAGCGGGCGCCCCGGCGCGTCACCCTCAAGGACGTGGCCAAACGGGCCGGCGTCTCGCACCAGACCGTGTCCCGGGCGATCAACGACAAGGGAGAGATCGATCCGGAGACCCGCCGGCGCGTGCTGGACGCGGCGCGCGAGCTGAACTACCGGCCGTCCCGGTTCGCCCGCGGCCTGGTCCGGCCTGGCGCCACCACGCTCGGCCTGATCGTCTCGGACGTGGAGAACCCGTTCTTCCCGGAGCTGATCGCGGGCGTGATCGAGGCCGCGGAGGAGCGCGGCTGGCAGGTATTGATCAGCAGCACGCAGAACCACTCCGGCCGCGAGCCCGAGCTGATCCGCACGCTGGCCGCCCAGGCCGACGCGGTGGTCGGTTACCTGAGCGCTCCCGATGCCACGCTCGCGGCCGCCGCCGGGGGTCTGCCGCTGGTGATTATGGGCCGGGTGGTGCACGAGCCCGCGTTCGGCGCCATCGAGGTCGACACGCACGCCGGCGTGCGCGCCGCCGTCGGCTACCTGGCCGCCCGCGGCCACCGCGCGATCGGCATGATCGACTGCGGCGACGACGGCCAGCCGGACCGCCGCCCCGCGTTCGTCACCGCGATGACCGAGCACGACCTGCCGGTCACCGCCGGCGCCATCACCGAGGCCGATCTCACCGTGGAGGGCGGCGCCGCCGCGTTCACCGCGCTGCGCACCGCCCGCCCCGACATCACCGCGGTCTTCACGTTCAACGACATGCTCGCGCTCGGCGTCTACCGCGCCGCCCGCCGCCTCCACCTCAGCATCCCCGACGACTGCGCCGTCATCGGCTTCGACGGCCTACCCATCGGCGAACTGATCGACCCGCCACTGAGCAGCGTAGCCCTCGACAAGCGCCGCATGGGCGCGCTGGCCGTCGCCGAGGCGGCCCGCCTCCTCGCCGGCGAGCCCGCCACCCGCGCACTCCTCCCGGTCGAACTGGTGATCCGCGGCAGCGCCTAG